Within Limanda limanda chromosome 1, fLimLim1.1, whole genome shotgun sequence, the genomic segment TAGTTATTGATGTTGTTGTAGATGTTTCAGTGGTAGTTGAGGATTTTGTAGTTGGTGCAGGGGTGGTTGATGATGTTGTTGTCAATGGTTCAGTGGTAGTTGAGGCAGTTGTAGTTGGTGCAGGGTCGGTTGATGACGTTGTTGTCAATGGTTCAGTGGTAGTTGAGGCTGTTATAGTTGGTGTGGGGGTAGTTATTGATGTTGTTGTAGATGTTTCAGTGGTAGTTGAGGATTTTGTAGTTGGTGCAGGGGTGGTTGATGATGTTGTTGTCAATGGTTCAGTGGTAGTTGAGgctgttgtagttggtgtagggGTGGTTGATGATGTTGTTGGCCATGTTTCAGTGGTAGCTGAGGCTGTTGTAGTTGGTGCGGGGGTAGTTATTGATGTTGTTGTAGATGTTTCAGTGGTAGTTGAGGATTTTGTAGTTGGTGCATGGGTGGTTGATGATGTTGTTGTCAATGATTCAGTGGTAGTTGAGGcagttgtagttggtgtagggGTGGTTGCTGATGTTGTTGTAGATGTTTCAGTGGTAGTTGAGGCTGTTGTAGTTGGTGTGGGGGTAGTTATTGATGTTGTTGTCAATGGTTCAGTGGTAGTTGAGGACTTTGTAGTTGGTGCAGGGGTGGTTGATGATGTTGTTGGCCATGTTTCAGTGGTAGCTGAGGCTGTTGTAGTTGGTGTGGGGGTAGTTGATGATGTTGTTGTCAATGGTTCAGTGGTAGTTGAGGATTTTGTAGTTGGTGCAGGGGTGGTTGATGATGTTGTTGTCAATGGTTCAGTGGTAGTTGAGGCAGTTGTAGTTGAAGTAGGGGTGGTTGATGATGTTGGCCATGTTTCAGTGGTAGTTGAGGCTGTTGTAGTTGGTGTGGGGGTAGTTATTGATGTTGTTGTAGATGTATCAGTGGTAGTTGAGGATTTTGTAGTTGGTGTAGGGGTGGTTGATGATGTTGTCAATGATTCAGTGGTAGTTGAGGcagttgtagttggtgtagggGTGGTTGATGATGTTGTTGTCCATGTTTCAGTGGTAGCTGAGGCTATTGTAGTTGGTGTGGGGGTAGTAATTGATGTTGTTGTAGATGTATCAGTGGTAGTTGAGGATTTTGTAGTTGGTGCAGGGTCGGTTGATGACGTTGTTGTCAATGGTTCAGTGGTAGTTGAGGATTTTGTAGTTGGTGCAGGGGTGGTTGATGATGTTGTTGTCAATGGTTCAGTGGTAGTTGAGGcagttgtagttggtgtagggGTGGTTGATGATGTTGTTATCCATGCTTCAGTGGTAGTTGAGGcagttgtagttggtgtagggGTGGTTGATGATGTTGTTGTCAATGGTTCAGTGGTAGTTGAGgctgttgtagttggtgtagggGTGGTTGATGTTGTATTTGTACACGCTTCAGTGGTAGTTGAGgctgttgtagttggtgtagggGTGGTTGATGACGTTGTTGTCCATGCTTCAGTGGTAGTTGAGGCAGTTATAGTTGGTGTAGGGGTGGTTGATGATGTTGTCCATGTTTCAGTGGTAGTTGAGgctgttgtagttggtgtagggGTGGTTGATGACGTTGTTGTAGATGTTTCAGTGGTAGTTGAGgctgttgtagttggtgtagggGTGGTTGATGACGTTGTTGTCAATAGTTCAGTGGTAGTTGAGGaggttgtagttggtgtagggATTGTTGAGGATGTTGGTGTCCATGTTTTCGTGGTAGTTGAGgatgttgtagttggtgtagggATAGTGGATAAAGTTGTTGTCAATGTTTCTGAGGTAGTGGAGACATTGGTAATGGCTGTCGTGGGTGTTGAGGTGGCTGTAGTTAGTGTAGGGGTTGTTGATGACGTAGGTGTCCATGTTTCCCTTGTGGTTGAAGAAGTTGTAGTTGGAATGCTTGAGGTAGAGGTGGTGGGTGATATTGTTGTGGGCAAAGGAGCTGTTGGGGCAGAGGTGGTAGTAAGGTGTGGTGTTTTTAACGAAGGCTCTGTAAAATCTGTAATCTAAAACCGCAGAacatctttttttcaaattatttacACATTTGTTAATTGACACATCGAATAGTAAATATGATTCACACTTACGACAGGTAATTGTTCCATTTTCACAAGGGCTGACAAGAAGAATAAAGAAGTAAGGAGTATGTTAATTTAACATCTTAATTAATGTTAAGAGTAAAATTTCTCTTAATATTTACACTAAATTACAGTGTTAATATATAGAAATACTATTAATCTTACCACTTAATAGACTCTAGCATCACCACTGCCCCAGGCTGAATGATAGTGTCGTTGAAAAAGCATGTGCAGTTCCTCAATTTGGTGCATTCCCCAGTATTTTCATCATAGAACTGTGCATCTTTTGGACATCTGGGGTAGCAGCCTTTCACAAAGAGAAAcccaatgtttatttttatgttgatgtttgtgtttattaacaTTAAACCATATTTCAATTGACAGATTCTGCAGAGCACAAATCAAGTTTAGctgttatatttgaatacaacCCAGAAAGCCTAATTACCTTCCAGTTTGTCGGTGAAATAGTGGCCTTTGCCGCAGGTGAGCACCTCACCACAGGCTTCATAGTGCCAGCTACACTGGCCCTGCTCGTTGTAGTAGTCACAGTAGACCGCTATGAGTGAAGGCATTACAAGTGAGATTATTATAGACTGACTCATAGTACAATGAAAAGAACCACATTTTTCTACATATCGATTTCTGGCTGCAAAGGTTGATTCTCTGATATGTTTCCTCGCAGTTctttgtgtgtgaagtgtgtcaaattaaaaaaaaagtacccTAAACAAAACATCATGTGTCTTTGGTTTTCCTTACATAGCTCACTAAAAAGCAGGCTTTGTTAAAATGTCTCCTGGTATTTACAATTGGCCACATTACTGTTAATTCTTTTAAGTAAAACTTTTGTGTTGTAGGAAAAAGGGTCTTAACCTACGGCACAAATCAGGTGTCCTCCATTTGACACACACGTCCTGCTCGCTGCAGGCCTCTGCGTATGCTGCCACAGCTGTGCAGAAGCCCAGAAACTTCCCCTCAAACTCACAGGAGCAGGACTCCTGCACACAGGCGTGGTAGTAGGGCTCTGGGTCCACCTGGGGAGGGTAGATTTTCCAGCAGAATGGGGCTTAAGGTGACATGTTTAGGTGCTCAGAAATCTATCCATGTCCATAAAATAGCTACAGGGGACAATTATTTCAATATTATAGTGTTGACTGTTAACTCGTATCTGTTATTGGCTCATTAACAGTCTGACTATACCCTCATTCCCTggtcactactgcacagacttgGATCTTGAATGTGAGATGATCGTGAATGTTAGTGCCatgctaaatatataaatatacacacttTTAGATGGCAGTCTTTGAAGGTGTCTGCTGTAATGATCATACAGCGCCGCTGAGCCCAAGCTGAGCAGTAGGAGTTGCGTTCACATGGGAATATCTCAGTGGTAACATCAGAACAAGGAGGTGAGGTGGCCTTCCAGTTGTTGCCAAAGGCCATCGGACTAGACACCACTAAAAAGAGATTTTTATAATTATGATGTTATTTTGACTATGATGACAAAAGTATTTCTGCACCATGAAAGACAGAGACCATTAATTTACCTGCTGAGCCACTTATCTGTAGGTCATTCATCTCACTGGAGTCAAAATTCCCACAGAGGCCACACACTCGGTTCTATATGAGAGATAAGGaaaatttcaatttaaaaacttTCAAAATGGACAGTACATAATTATAGTAAATGTGCAGTGAGGAGGTGTGTTAGACACGAGAAAAAGTACGTTCTAAATCCAAATTAACCTCCTAATCACTCACTCTCCAGTATGGATGCAGCTCTACGGTGATCCTGGTGTGTTTGTCCCAGATGAGTGTTATGCCTCTGCTCGGCACAGATATAACGATGTAGAGTCCCACAGTGTGAGTGGTGTAAAATGAATCTTCTTGCAGAGTCCAGCCTTTTTGGAGACGTCTGGTCACCCTCATATCGCTCAGTGTCAGGGTGACTGTGCCCTGAATGGTATAAGAAATGAAAGAAGTCATGGAACAAGATTATTCAAACATTTTGATGAACCAATTTATTGTCCGAAAGATGAGTTGATGAAAAGGACGAAACAATAGAATAAGTAGATGATAAATGAATAGAACACAGTCAGCAGATTGAGTGAAGAGAAATTGGAATCATAGAACAAATCATCAACCTGCAGATCCAGGACGAtggagcgagagcaggtcagtgCTTCATCACAGCAGGGTACACTTTCCACTCTGACAGAGAAGGAACCGTTTTGGTTTCCGCAGTAATCCTGAAATAAAAAGAGCAGATTATGAAAAATAGTTCTGAAAtacaaggagaaaaagaaatattACAAACTATTGCCTGTATGTAAAAAATGccacattttaaacacaaaatcaTGCTATTGAGTAAAGTACCCTGCAACATGAGGGCAATTTACATTGATTGTGTTATTGATTTAggatttctttaaatgtttacttGTGAAAACAAAGtagatgtaaatattaaatatatatgaacaaataataaatatttgtgaATTATTCCTCATTTGAGAATTATGCTAAACAATACACACATGTCATATCACCAGTTTGGTCTCACCTCAACCAGTGTGTACTGGCAGTGTCCATTAAAGCGGTaccatttagagtcaaatgtCTGGTAATGCCCATTTCCATACACTTGACACTTCCTAGTACATGGCTCGTCTTTGCAGTGCCACTGACCTTGACCACAAACACTGTGAGACAGAGGTTACTGTTAATAGTATATACAGTAGGAAAGTAAAAGGGTACAGCAGTAAAGGAGCATGCATGCAGATGTTACCATGTTTTACAGTTGGTTTTGACATGCTGTCCTGCACTGAACATTTTGCCACTGTACACACAGGTGCAGTTGTCCAGAGAAACACAGTTTCCATGGTGATCCTCATACTGGTCATGTGGACAGTGACAGCCACTCTCACAGGTCAAACTGGAACCCTGgaaatcacagagagagaaaacgttAAAGCTCAACTTTAGATTTCACAAttagatacatatatataagtTAAAGGTTCAAAGacaaaaaagtataaaaaaagaaatatgctccataataaaataataaatgggGTGCATTATATAGCTAGTTAGGTAAATACTACTTCCAAATGAAGaatgaataatacaaatacatgAATAGATAATCTATTGACTCACCAGTGGTTTGCTGAGACTGTCACAGGTTTTCTGAGCTGTGTTCACTAGGTACTCTGAGCAGTGAACACAAACCTTACCATTTCTGCaacctgacaaaaaaaaaatgaaaacatattagTGTCATACGTCTTATTCAGACATTTTACTAAGTGACaaaatgttgtgaaaatgtcaaaattgtataaataacacaaatcaatgtagattatttttaaactgaaatTGGTAGAGGTTAGTTAGTTGCATATTCATGTTTAGAAAATatggttttaaaatatataaaatagttTATTTACCACAATCCTTCGAACAGTGCAGTTCTCCATTCTCACAGAGGCTTAAGAAGACAGGATATTGAATTTGAGATGAGAAGCAATAGCTTTTGCTGACTAATATCTACACTTTAGATTAAGTTGGGCTGTCAGTCACAAAACGAAGATGTTAACATCAAATGTATTGGAGAAGTTAAAATGGCTGCAATCCCTTCCATTTTCAACTTACCACTGTCTTCCGTCAATAACAACAGGTCCCGGCGGCGTTGTACCGCCATAGTGGTGACAGACACACTCTCCCTTCGGGGTGCATACTTGTCCTTGGTTCAGGTGAGTTCCTTCAGGACAACCACAGCCCTCCAGAGGAGCATCATCCAACCAACACCGAGGGTCAGGGCCAGACAGTAAACGGCATGTGTGGTTGCAGGCCCGCACGTCGTAGGAGAACTCTTGGTTTCTTTGACAATTCAGAGCTGGGACATAACACTTTGATCAACATTAAACATACAACTACACTTTGTTATTATTGAAGTGATTAAAGTGATTTGCTACTTCATATTTGCTGCGTGGTGTCTCTGctgccaaaataaaaacaatgataaaTAGTTGGAAGCAGCGATGATCTAATTTCAGCTTTAGATAATTATGACTTGGATAGTTGGATCATAAGTCACGTGGTGGCAGTTGACAGATTGTATATTCATTATTGCTGAACTCACTGCAGTTGGTCGCTTTCCTCCAGTCGCCAACTGCAACACCCAGACTGGCGCAGGCTTTGGCGTAGCTGCCCAGAGCAACACATAAGCACTGCTGCAGATTGTTGCCACAGTTACAGGTTCTTTGGATGCAAGCCTGAAAGTAATAATCAATTTCATGTAAACATGAATCAACCAGTGCTGAAATTTAATTGAGAACTTTGATTTGGTTGATATGAAAAAGTCTTACGGTGTGGAAATTATCAGTTGGGATATGAATGTGGCACGTAGCAAATATCCCAGTTGCTTCATTCAAAACAGAACACCCTTCATCTGCAAATATTTCtgtaaaatacatataaataaaaatggaatatatatttttttaaacaacatcTTGTCATTCATTTGTCCAGAACTGATGTTTCATTTGGACTGTATCAATGACTGGTACcactgtctgtgctgctgcagatggGGGGTATGTTCACTACACAAATGCCAGCACTCCAGGACAGAGCGAAAGCTTGAGGTGAGTTCTCGATGATGCCGCTGCTGGTGGTGAAGTCATCGGTGGTGTCATTGTTGCTGTTGCCACAAAGACCTGAAAGAAAGATTGactctaataaaaaaaatccaacttCATCATATAACAGAGCATACAGAAAtatttcttttaatgttttagtATTGACTGCTCAACAAAAACTCaacgtgaaaaatgatccctTGTTTGACCTTGTGCATTAGGAGAAGTTGATGTGCTGACCTGATATAACATCAGTGTGGTTTTGGGGTAGGGTGATGTAGAGCTGAATTTCAGGAGACATCTGGACTTGGATGTTCATACCAAAGGATGTCTGGACTTGGATGTACATGGAGGACTGCCAGAAAACCAGGGCGTGATCTGACATGTGAAAGAAATCAGTAAGCGACAGAGGTACATGAgtaaataaatcattacaaatcCATTACATTGGAATATGCTTAATGCAGATGTTTAGTTGTTTTAGTTTGCTTTTTACCAGACTGATGAAGTTCAGTTATCTCCTTCTCTCCCAGTTTAACACTGTTGTATGAGAATGTATACATGTCCTAAAAAACAACCATATAATATTTTCATTCAATCATGAAACTCTTTCTTGACATTTGATTGCATAGATCAGATGGTTTTGAAGTCACTACTCTGTACCTGAAAAAGCTGCAGGACAGCTGTTTGGAGGGATACCCTTTGTGTCGAAAACTGAACAATTATTTTCCAGTTGTGACCCTGAAAAAATAGAAGTCAGATAGAATAGTCAGTATCAGAGAAAGATAACataattaaattgaaataaagcTTGACATatgttcaatcaatcaattttcTTTGATCCGTTCATTCACTCTCTCCGGCTTTTAATAATCAGCTGACTGCAGCGGTTTTTGGCAAAGTTCTTATACTATGCACAGCCTCAACCCCTTTCAACCATGATGACTTCACGAGGGGTCTAAACAACAAATTGACCTCTTCATATCACATCACTCTCCTTAATTTTCAATTGTTGGTGTAGGAGTGAACATTTACCTGTGATACCACATATGTGCATTTACCAGGGACGACATATTGTTTTCCATCGAATGTTGTCACAAACTGTCCTTCCATGAGACATCTGGCTGGGCAGGAGTTTTCAGAGCAATGCCACTtcccaccctcacacacactaagaAAAGATACGACAATTCAATTTTAAGGAAAAACTTCAAATAGAAATTTGCAGGTAATCAGTATAAAGAAAGTTTTTTCCGACTCCTCACCACGACTGACACTTGGTGCTACGTATGTGTCCGGTGCTGTAGCTTCTCCCAGCGAACACACAGGGGCAGTCGGACTCTTTCACACAGTGGATGCCCTCTGCTTGGTCATTAACCACCGTACCTACACAGAATGTACAGTataaactcaacatgcagcttATAAAAAACTGTCTTCTAAATCACACAGTCAGATGTTGCTCACCCTCTGGGCACACACAGGAGCTTGTGAGGTCCTGGTTGGAGAATCTGGGGTTGGGGTTAGAGCAGCTGGGGACAAAGGCAGGGCCCTGTTCCACAAAAACTAGGTCACCTGGACAACTCGGTTGAGCTGCAgtcacacaaagaaacacaagaaaatgtcgattcaaatgtattaaattgTTGATTAACAATATTAAGTGCTAGTCAAAGATCACCTACCACAGCCGGTTACTCTTCTCCATTTGTTCCAGATGTAGCTGTTATTTCCACACTCCTGGACAACTTCTTTGAAGAAAGCACAGCTGATGTCTTTGCTGCTTTCAAAGCTGTAAATGTTCTCTTCACAGAGTTCGATATATTGAGGAATCCCGACTTGCAGGCAATCCAAGGTGTGGGAAAAGAACTCTCTGCACGGCTGCAAAAATCACAAGAGAGACAATCTGAACATCGATGGACCAGAAGCATACTGCAAAGTGTGAGCATGGCTGTTCAATCTGAGATATGTTTTCTTCCATTATATGTAAGAAAATGTGACATCTGTGTATTAgtactttaaaatgtatatggTATCCTGTCAAGGTCAtgcaacactatgcaacttttttGCTTAATATTGCAGCTTTGCACTTAGTTTGATGGTGACTTGGAATAAAGGGAATGGTGCCACTTTCTCTATGTAACGTTGGTGAGAGGGTGcaatctcctgtgagaagtgtgtaAGTCATGCTGAACTGCACGTCAGTTGCAAAGACTTTGATACCATTAAGAACTGTTGTAAAAAACGCCAACAGTgctcaaaacaaaatatacttgTAATATAGAAAtcacaatatacaaaatataatttaactgtacaaaacttaaactacaaacctgcataatataagaaattataaaaCCAACATGATTATTTAACTATACACACAAACTCTGCATAATGGGTCTTACAAATATCTACTATATTCAGTGAagaaacttaaaatataaataattgtaAACTgagtttggtgtatttgttaTAGCCGCAGATCTTCTGATACAGGAAGCTGGGGATCATGGGAAATATCCCCAACTcggttgtgtttcagttcagtgagtagGATTACATATTCAGTGCAAAAGATTGATAGGCTTGGCTTTGTTTTAGTTTCTATAGAGACTGAAACCCACTTAATTGCTTGATCACAGAGCCCAACATAATGAATCCCCATGTAAGGCTGCAGAGGGAGCTGTTGCTTAGTAAAAGTTACATGGTGTTTTTCTAGCGTCAGttattgtctgtctgtcttactGTGAGactgtatgtgtctgtctgtctgtctgtctgtctgtctgtctgtctgtctgtctgtctgtctgtctgtctgtctgtctgtctgtctgtctgtctgtctgtctgtctgtctgtctgtctgtctgtctgtctgtctgtctgtctgtctgtctgtctgtctgtatctctaTCAGTGTCAGTGATTTTTTTCAGTGTTCAGTGAAAACCTCATCACCACGTCCTGTtaatacatgtgtttttaaagtgataCACTTCCCTAAAAATAAAACTTACCATgttcacagcagagacaggatCTCGGGTTTGACATGTGTCCTCAGTGAGCACGCTCGCCGCAATCAACTGCTGCTTGTTGCCTAATTTCATGAACAGTGCATTTATAAGGCAAGTTGTAACAAAAGATGTATATTACAAATTTTAATCATTCAAATTTAGCAGATTGCTTAAAGTGAAATTTTAAGAACCTTTTAGCTGCACTTCTTATTAACATCTAACATCCCCATAATACTCAACAAAGGCAAAATACATGACATTTGCTTAAGTTTAATTTAATGGATCCACTGCTGCATGCAACTAGTAGTACTAATAGTACATCTACTACTAATTTAGCGGCCATACTTGGAACATTCAGTTTCCCACACAATCCGGTCATGTCAATGttcagctccttctccagctccagctccaccttgACAGCAAGTCAACAGAAAAGCAGAAGGGGTAAGGTTGATGGCCTGCGGTTTTAAATTGGATGATACACCCAGAAATATACAGTATGGAGAGTCCTCTTACCCTCACAAAGTCGATTCCTCCAGATACATTGTGCCAGGTGACGGACAAAGGAAGCAGTGAGCTCCTTAGTTTAATGTAGGTACCATACTGAAAAATATGCTGGTAGGTGTGGTCGTATGGAAGGGCAATACTGttaacaaataaacataaagaGGTCTCAGTGCAGAAACTGTGTAATTCACAAAagattcattaaaaaataataaatgattacACTGGTAACTCTCCCAAAAATGTCACCTTGCAAACATTGATGACCTCCAGTAAAAACCCCATAGTATGTTGTAAATGAATCATGCACATTGTCAAAGCTAATAATGAACTAATAATGATGCCAttaaggaaatataaatatgcCAAACCTAACTTGTGTCACTGATTATGATAGCCATTAGAGTGAATGATCTGAAATGCAACAATTCATGACTGCTGTCTCACCCTCTTACTGTGATTGTTTTGGCAGAATAACATGATTTAGCGAGGTTATAATCTTTTATCTGAAGGAAATTCAGACTCTGAGGATGAGTGATAAGATTTAATAATCAGTAATTAAGGTTCTCATGGTGAGTTAGGATTTGGGTCcaaaccttttcttctccacctcGATGCTTCCACCCTGAACGATCGTCCTGACTTTATTGACGGTGATCTCGAGTTGGGTCAGCAGCCCGCTGTTGCCTCGCCGTGTGGTGATGTCA encodes:
- the LOC133013230 gene encoding mucin-19-like produces the protein MTPHRWTLAFCFSLVSDVCKTLGSGVMQPFNGSGFHVRSNCPFTLTRFTHNRVEYDITTRRGNSGLLTQLEITVNKVRTIVQGGSIEVEKKSIALPYDHTYQHIFQYGTYIKLRSSLLPLSVTWHNVSGGIDFVELELEKELNIDMTGLCGKLNVPSNKQQLIAASVLTEDTCQTRDPVSAVNMPCREFFSHTLDCLQVGIPQYIELCEENIYSFESSKDISCAFFKEVVQECGNNSYIWNKWRRVTGCAQPSCPGDLVFVEQGPAFVPSCSNPNPRFSNQDLTSSCVCPEGTVVNDQAEGIHCVKESDCPCVFAGRSYSTGHIRSTKCQSCVCEGGKWHCSENSCPARCLMEGQFVTTFDGKQYVVPGKCTYVVSQGHNWKIIVQFSTQRVSLQTAVLQLFQDMYTFSYNSVKLGEKEITELHQSDHALVFWQSSMYIQVQTSFGMNIQVQMSPEIQLYITLPQNHTDVISGLCGNSNNDTTDDFTTSSGIIENSPQAFALSWSAGICVVNIPPICSSTDSEIFADEGCSVLNEATGIFATCHIHIPTDNFHTACIQRTCNCGNNLQQCLCVALGSYAKACASLGVAVGDWRKATNCTLNCQRNQEFSYDVRACNHTCRLLSGPDPRCWLDDAPLEGCGCPEGTHLNQGQVCTPKGECVCHHYGGTTPPGPVVIDGRQCLCENGELHCSKDCGCRNGKVCVHCSEYLVNTAQKTCDSLSKPLGSSLTCESGCHCPHDQYEDHHGNCVSLDNCTCVYSGKMFSAGQHVKTNCKTCVCGQGQWHCKDEPCTRKCQVYGNGHYQTFDSKWYRFNGHCQYTLVEDYCGNQNGSFSVRVESVPCCDEALTCSRSIVLDLQGTVTLTLSDMRVTRRLQKGWTLQEDSFYTTHTVGLYIVISVPSRGITLIWDKHTRITVELHPYWRNRVCGLCGNFDSSEMNDLQISGSAVVSSPMAFGNNWKATSPPCSDVTTEIFPCERNSYCSAWAQRRCMIITADTFKDCHLKVDPEPYYHACVQESCSCEFEGKFLGFCTAVAAYAEACSEQDVCVKWRTPDLCPVYCDYYNEQGQCSWHYEACGEVLTCGKGHYFTDKLEGCYPRCPKDAQFYDENTGECTKLRNCTCFFNDTIIQPGAVVMLESIKCSFAHNNITHHLYLKHSNYNFFNHKGNMDTYVINNPYTNYSHLNTHDSHYQFVVTTSSACIDCTDLKRNKTWACGETWTEDCFHSTCHNGKIELTPVVCPEPTSPICPRGQVTKVSDGCCETWKCDCRCELYGDPHYISFAGVTFDFLDECTYILVEEQSPQHLLSIAVDNFYCVPGLHGSCAKGIILKYQDNVATLSKVPEMNAVKATLNNVTIQPPYEEQGLRFETTGYAVSIYLPEVRSYVSLSPSYTLVVNLAMEHFLNNTQGQCGVCGGGSCIRRGGQIEDNNCCDKTAYDWVFADPLNSACVSQPRDVTCLDGPPPVPPTRGPPSPPCDLLDHPVFQNCRTYVNLQLKKKNCEFDSCGSKSSPCSSLEQAAEECKKAGICINWRELTNGTCDVQCPEGLVYRECHDKLDDFCYGGVRYTGASLEKNTIGCFCPSSLFRAGNHSNNCVSDCRYCKGPLGEPRLPGEVWQSNCHQCSCNNQTWTEECFPKLPLLAPRCYNCGPEKNCSYNEKTYKVGDTWKDAAHPCMSFSCSIEGIQTERRNCPKENCSEGDRVWDDQHCCFTCNQICAPKLSSFNITIENCTTIIEMPVCQGLCVSQPRVVLHSDLQVEHNSRCCLEQSAERRSLTLQCLGLTTRRYHYKHITSCECRACSVVY